One Candidatus Bathyarchaeota archaeon DNA segment encodes these proteins:
- a CDS encoding HAD hydrolase family protein gives MRILITDGEGPITKNDNAFELSSYFIPNGENFFAVVSSYDDVLAYIVKKKGYKAGDTLKLILPFLKAYGATNEAIEDYSRKNILLMPKAKEALTHIKEVMPVYIVSTSYEPYVKAVCETLNFPIENVYCTKLNIDKYKLNEKEAEKLKKLSLEISQMTPIRIPDKASSLKDFSIKDRETIKRLNEVFWKELPAMKAYKIIKEVNPIGGFEKANAVKEILKKNKSKFSEAVYIGDSITDVQALRLIKKNNGLAVSFNGNNYALIESEIAVMAPSAIAITVISELFFKNGKQAVIKLIEEKDESLTPEIKEAWIKLKNEGVKLEKIKKETLPELIRESLAYRKNIRGEKIGALG, from the coding sequence TTGAGAATATTGATAACTGATGGGGAAGGCCCTATAACAAAGAATGATAATGCTTTTGAGCTTTCAAGCTATTTTATTCCAAACGGCGAAAATTTTTTCGCTGTTGTAAGCAGTTATGATGATGTTTTAGCTTATATCGTAAAAAAGAAGGGGTATAAAGCTGGCGATACATTAAAGCTTATTCTTCCATTTCTTAAGGCTTACGGCGCTACAAATGAAGCTATAGAAGATTACTCTAGAAAAAATATTCTTTTAATGCCTAAAGCTAAAGAAGCTTTAACGCATATTAAAGAAGTAATGCCTGTTTATATTGTTAGCACCAGCTATGAGCCTTATGTTAAAGCTGTATGCGAAACCTTAAATTTCCCTATAGAAAACGTTTATTGCACAAAATTAAATATCGATAAATATAAGCTTAATGAAAAAGAAGCTGAAAAGCTGAAAAAGCTTTCCCTAGAAATTTCCCAAATGACCCCTATAAGAATTCCAGATAAAGCTTCATCGCTAAAAGATTTTTCTATAAAAGATAGAGAAACAATAAAGAGGTTGAATGAAGTTTTCTGGAAAGAGTTGCCGGCTATGAAAGCTTATAAAATAATAAAGGAGGTTAACCCTATAGGTGGATTTGAAAAAGCTAATGCTGTAAAAGAAATTTTAAAAAAGAATAAAAGTAAATTTTCTGAAGCTGTTTATATAGGCGATAGCATTACTGATGTTCAAGCTTTAAGGTTAATTAAAAAAAATAATGGTTTAGCTGTTTCTTTTAATGGAAACAACTATGCCTTAATCGAATCCGAAATAGCTGTTATGGCTCCTAGCGCTATAGCTATAACTGTAATATCTGAGTTATTCTTTAAAAATGGAAAGCAAGCTGTTATTAAATTAATTGAAGAAAAAGATGAAAGCTTAACTCCAGAAATTAAGGAAGCATGGATTAAACTTAAAAATGAAGGCGTTAAGCTTGAAAAAATCAAAAAGGAAACCCTACCTGAATTGATAAGAGAAAGCTTAGCTTATAGAAAAAATATTAGAGGAGAAAAAATTGGCGCGCTAGGATGA